The proteins below come from a single Stutzerimonas stutzeri RCH2 genomic window:
- a CDS encoding CDP-6-deoxy-delta-3,4-glucoseen reductase, giving the protein MKVTLQPSGAVLDVRPGERFLDAARRLGYECPQSCRNGNCHICASLLVEGRVRQAGEVRDHGELLACLAEPLEDCVLLWDGVLAPGELPVRELSCQLSGYEEVGGDVVRLRLRLPAGRQPRYHAGQYLLLQREDGEWSAFSLASAPGSGRELELHVLAREESAIELLAFLQRQGFARVQLPFGDTHLAELPDGPLVLVAAGTGMAQMHSLIEYCRAAGFVHPVHLYWGVRRPEDFYQLPHWDEWQGMGNLHLHRVVSDVCGWEGRCGMLHEAIREDFSDLKALHVYASGSPSMVYGTLDALVEAGMDPHQMRADVFAYAPRED; this is encoded by the coding sequence ATGAAAGTTACCTTGCAGCCATCCGGCGCCGTGCTCGACGTGCGGCCCGGCGAACGATTCCTCGATGCCGCCAGGCGTCTGGGCTACGAATGCCCGCAGAGCTGTCGCAACGGCAATTGCCATATCTGTGCCTCGCTGCTGGTCGAAGGACGTGTGCGCCAGGCCGGCGAAGTGCGCGATCACGGCGAGCTGCTTGCCTGCCTGGCCGAGCCGCTGGAAGACTGCGTGCTGCTCTGGGATGGCGTGCTGGCGCCCGGCGAACTGCCGGTGCGCGAGCTGAGCTGCCAGCTGAGCGGCTACGAAGAGGTCGGCGGCGACGTAGTGCGTCTGCGTCTGCGTCTGCCCGCTGGCCGGCAACCGCGCTATCACGCTGGCCAATATCTGCTGCTGCAGCGGGAGGATGGCGAGTGGTCGGCGTTCTCTCTCGCCTCGGCGCCAGGGAGCGGTCGGGAGCTCGAACTGCACGTGCTGGCTCGCGAGGAGTCCGCCATCGAGCTGCTGGCGTTCCTGCAGCGACAAGGCTTCGCCCGGGTTCAGTTACCGTTCGGCGATACGCATCTGGCCGAGCTACCGGATGGCCCGCTGGTGCTGGTCGCTGCCGGCACCGGCATGGCGCAGATGCACAGCCTGATCGAGTACTGCCGCGCCGCGGGCTTCGTGCATCCGGTGCATCTGTACTGGGGCGTGCGGCGGCCGGAAGATTTCTACCAGCTGCCGCACTGGGATGAATGGCAGGGCATGGGCAATCTGCATCTGCATCGGGTGGTCAGTGACGTCTGTGGCTGGGAAGGGCGCTGCGGCATGCTGCACGAAGCGATTCGAGAGGACTTCAGCGATCTCAAAGCGCTGCATGTCTATGCCAGCGGCTCGCCGTCGATGGTCTATGGCACGCTCGATGCGCTGGTGGAGGCGGGGATGGATCCGCATCAGATGCGTGCGGACGTGTTCGCCTACGCGCCGCGTGAGGACTAA
- the argS gene encoding arginine--tRNA ligase, giving the protein MKDSIRHLIQQALVRLTSEGVLPDGLTPAIQVENTKDKSHGDFASNIALMLAKPAGLKPRDLAEKLIAALPQDAQVSKVEIAGPGFLNFFQNSDALAGRLETALSDAQLAVRKASATQRVVVDLSSPNLAKEMHVGHLRSTIIGDAVGRVLEFLGDEVIRQNHVGDWGTQFGMLLAYLEEKPAAAESELADLEQFYRAAKQRFDESAEFADRARELVVKLQAGDAQCLSLWTRFNDISLSHCQKLYDRLNVKLTPADVKGESAYNSELLGIVDALREKGLLTEDNGAQCVFLDEFKNAEGNPLPVIVQKAGGGYLYATTDLAAMRYRSQVLHADRALYFVDQRQALHFQMAFEVARRAGFVHESMQLEHMGFGTMNGADGRPFKTRDGGTVKLIDLLDEAEQRAYALVKGKNPELDEAELRQIARAVGISAVKYADLSKHRTSDYRFNFELMLSFEGNTAPYLLYAYTRVASVFRKLGKGIDESTGRIRLEAEQELALAAKLAQFGEVLNSVGEKGEPHLLCAYLYDLAGLFSSFYEHCPILSAEQEDQKQSRLRLAALTGKTLKQGLELLGLETLERM; this is encoded by the coding sequence ATGAAAGACAGCATTCGCCACCTGATCCAGCAAGCCCTTGTTCGTCTGACCAGCGAAGGCGTGCTGCCCGATGGGCTGACACCTGCTATTCAGGTGGAGAACACCAAGGACAAGAGTCATGGTGATTTCGCCAGCAATATCGCCCTGATGCTGGCCAAGCCTGCCGGCCTGAAACCGCGCGATCTGGCCGAGAAGCTGATCGCCGCACTGCCGCAGGATGCCCAGGTCAGCAAGGTAGAAATCGCCGGACCGGGCTTTCTGAATTTCTTCCAGAACAGCGACGCCCTGGCCGGGCGCCTCGAAACGGCCCTGTCCGACGCACAGCTGGCAGTGCGTAAGGCAAGTGCTACCCAACGCGTGGTGGTTGACCTGTCATCGCCAAACCTGGCCAAGGAGATGCACGTCGGCCACCTGCGCTCGACCATCATTGGTGATGCAGTGGGCCGTGTTCTGGAGTTCCTCGGCGACGAGGTGATCCGGCAGAACCACGTCGGCGACTGGGGCACCCAGTTCGGCATGCTGCTCGCCTATCTCGAAGAAAAGCCGGCCGCCGCCGAGAGCGAACTGGCCGACCTCGAGCAGTTCTATCGCGCCGCCAAGCAGCGCTTCGACGAGTCCGCCGAATTTGCCGACCGCGCCCGTGAGCTGGTGGTCAAGCTGCAGGCTGGCGACGCACAGTGCCTGAGCCTCTGGACCCGCTTCAACGACATCTCGCTGTCGCACTGCCAGAAGCTCTACGACCGCCTCAACGTCAAACTGACCCCGGCCGATGTGAAGGGTGAAAGCGCCTATAACTCCGAGCTGCTAGGCATTGTCGATGCGCTGCGCGAGAAGGGCCTGCTTACCGAGGACAACGGCGCGCAGTGTGTCTTCCTCGACGAGTTCAAGAACGCCGAAGGCAACCCGCTGCCGGTAATCGTGCAGAAGGCCGGCGGCGGCTATCTCTATGCCACCACCGACCTGGCCGCCATGCGTTACCGCAGCCAGGTGCTGCATGCCGATCGTGCGCTGTATTTCGTCGACCAGCGTCAGGCGCTGCACTTCCAGATGGCCTTCGAAGTGGCCCGCCGCGCCGGCTTCGTTCATGAAAGCATGCAGCTGGAACACATGGGCTTCGGCACCATGAACGGCGCCGACGGACGTCCGTTCAAGACCCGCGACGGCGGCACGGTGAAGCTGATCGATCTGCTCGACGAGGCCGAGCAGCGCGCCTATGCCCTGGTCAAAGGCAAGAACCCCGAGCTCGACGAGGCCGAGCTGCGCCAGATCGCCCGGGCGGTGGGCATCAGCGCGGTCAAGTACGCCGACCTGTCCAAGCACCGTACCAGCGATTACCGCTTCAACTTCGAACTGATGCTGAGCTTCGAAGGCAACACTGCACCCTACCTGCTCTATGCCTACACCCGCGTGGCCAGTGTGTTCCGCAAGCTAGGCAAAGGCATCGACGAAAGCACCGGGCGCATCCGACTGGAAGCCGAGCAGGAACTCGCCCTGGCTGCCAAGCTCGCGCAGTTCGGTGAGGTGCTCAACAGCGTCGGCGAGAAAGGCGAACCGCACCTGTTGTGCGCCTACCTGTACGATCTGGCCGGGCTGTTCTCTAGCTTCTACGAACACTGCCCGATTCTCAGCGCCGAGCAGGAAGACCAGAAACAGAGCCGACTGCGCCTGGCCGCCCTGACCGGCAAGACCCTCAAGCAGGGCCTGGAACTTCTCGGCCTGGAAACTCTGGAGCGCATGTAA
- a CDS encoding thermonuclease family protein translates to MRFSEHIKKASLVGAFFVSVFWHASTLAFFCPSPGRLPLVDVARVIDGDTLRLGDGRSVRLIGINTPELGREGRKAEPYAVAAQRRLQALVKASDGRVGLVVGRERQDRYGRILAHAYDANGINLEASLLAEGLGLMVAIAPNTALVACHQRAEQHGRYERLGVWRKLTPRSPQSLRQGGFALIEAKVARVERNRGGYWLEMEGPLVVHIPVQAFDAFDLRALDALAGKRLEPRGWVVDRRGRAAAGQARWMLRVTHPAMLGQSR, encoded by the coding sequence ATGAGGTTTTCCGAGCACATAAAAAAGGCGTCCCTTGTGGGCGCCTTTTTCGTTTCCGTCTTCTGGCACGCGTCAACGCTGGCGTTCTTCTGCCCGTCTCCAGGGCGCCTGCCGCTGGTGGATGTGGCGCGGGTGATCGATGGCGACACGCTGCGCCTGGGCGATGGTCGCAGCGTTCGGCTGATCGGTATCAATACGCCGGAGCTGGGGCGTGAGGGGCGCAAGGCGGAGCCGTACGCTGTAGCGGCACAGCGAAGGCTGCAGGCATTGGTGAAAGCCAGCGATGGCCGAGTTGGGCTGGTCGTGGGGCGTGAGCGTCAGGATCGCTACGGGCGCATCCTGGCTCACGCCTATGACGCCAATGGCATCAATCTCGAGGCGTCGCTGCTTGCCGAGGGCCTCGGACTCATGGTCGCGATTGCGCCAAACACCGCATTGGTGGCCTGCCATCAGCGGGCGGAGCAGCATGGGCGGTATGAGCGTCTGGGTGTCTGGCGCAAGCTGACTCCGCGCTCCCCGCAGTCACTCAGGCAGGGAGGTTTTGCGCTGATCGAAGCCAAGGTGGCGCGGGTAGAGCGCAATCGCGGCGGCTACTGGCTAGAGATGGAGGGCCCGCTGGTCGTGCATATACCTGTGCAGGCATTCGACGCGTTCGATCTTCGCGCTCTGGATGCGCTCGCCGGTAAGCGACTCGAGCCGAGAGGTTGGGTAGTCGATCGCCGCGGACGGGCGGCGGCTGGCCAGGCTCGCTGGATGCTGCGGGTTACCCATCCGGCCATGCTTGGCCAGTCTCGCTGA
- a CDS encoding malic enzyme-like NAD(P)-binding protein has protein sequence MTDLKTAALEYHAQPRPGKLSVELTKPTATARDLSLAYSPGVAEPVREIARDAELAYRYTGKGNLVAVISDGTAILGLGNLGPLASKPVMEGKGVLFKRFAGVDVFDIEVDAESPQAFIDTVKRISITFGGINLEDIKAPECFEIERALIEQCDIPVFHDDQHGTAIVTAAGMLNALEIAGKTLEQAKIVCLGAGAAATSCMKLLVSMGAKIENIFMIDRKGVIHAGRDDLNQYKAVFAHETDKRTLDDALEGADVFVGLSGANLLSPDGLKRMAANPVVFACSNPDPEISPELAHATRSDVIMATGRSDYPNQVNNVLGFPFIFRGALDVRAKRINEEMKIAAAIALRDLAKLPVPAEVAAAYGVDSLEFGREYIIPKPMDPRLITLVSDAVAKAAIESGVATLPYPSHYPLQSVHDVFNG, from the coding sequence ATGACTGACCTGAAAACTGCCGCGCTCGAATACCATGCCCAACCCCGTCCGGGAAAACTGAGCGTCGAGCTGACCAAGCCCACCGCTACCGCTCGTGATCTGTCTCTGGCGTACAGCCCGGGTGTCGCCGAGCCTGTGCGCGAAATCGCGCGCGATGCGGAGCTGGCTTACCGTTACACCGGCAAAGGCAACCTGGTGGCGGTTATCTCCGATGGCACCGCTATTCTCGGCCTGGGCAACCTCGGCCCACTGGCATCCAAGCCGGTGATGGAAGGCAAAGGCGTGCTGTTCAAGCGATTCGCCGGTGTCGACGTCTTCGACATCGAAGTCGATGCCGAAAGTCCTCAGGCTTTCATCGATACCGTCAAGCGTATCTCCATCACTTTCGGTGGCATCAACCTCGAGGACATCAAGGCGCCCGAGTGCTTTGAAATCGAGCGTGCGCTGATCGAACAGTGCGACATTCCGGTGTTTCACGACGACCAGCATGGCACCGCCATCGTCACCGCCGCAGGCATGCTCAACGCGCTGGAAATTGCCGGCAAGACATTGGAGCAGGCGAAGATCGTCTGCCTCGGCGCTGGTGCGGCTGCGACTTCGTGCATGAAGCTGCTGGTCAGCATGGGTGCCAAAATCGAAAATATCTTCATGATCGACCGCAAGGGCGTGATCCACGCCGGTCGTGACGATCTGAATCAGTACAAGGCTGTGTTCGCCCACGAAACCGACAAGCGCACCCTGGACGATGCCCTCGAAGGCGCCGACGTTTTCGTCGGCCTGTCCGGTGCCAACCTGCTGAGTCCTGACGGGCTCAAGCGCATGGCGGCCAACCCGGTTGTTTTCGCCTGTTCCAATCCTGATCCGGAGATCAGTCCCGAGCTGGCCCATGCAACGCGTTCCGACGTGATCATGGCCACCGGTCGTTCTGACTATCCGAACCAGGTCAATAACGTGCTTGGCTTCCCGTTCATCTTCCGTGGCGCGCTGGACGTGCGCGCCAAGCGCATTAACGAGGAGATGAAAATCGCAGCGGCCATCGCGTTGCGCGATCTTGCCAAGCTGCCGGTGCCGGCTGAAGTGGCTGCCGCTTATGGAGTGGACAGCCTGGAGTTCGGTCGCGAGTACATTATCCCGAAGCCCATGGACCCGCGTCTGATTACGCTGGTGTCCGACGCAGTGGCCAAGGCGGCGATTGAAAGCGGCGTTGCAACGCTGCCTTATCCGTCGCACTACCCGCTGCAGTCGGTGCACGACGTATTCAACGGCTGA
- the rpmE gene encoding 50S ribosomal protein L31: MKADIHPNYVEIEATCSCGNVIKTRSTLGKNLSLDVCSECHPFYTGKQKVLDTGGRIDRFKQRFGVFGAK, from the coding sequence ATGAAAGCCGATATCCATCCGAATTACGTAGAAATCGAGGCCACCTGCAGCTGTGGCAACGTCATCAAGACCCGTTCCACGCTGGGCAAGAACCTGAGCCTCGACGTGTGCTCCGAGTGCCACCCGTTCTACACCGGCAAGCAGAAGGTACTGGATACCGGCGGCCGTATCGATCGCTTCAAGCAGCGTTTCGGTGTGTTCGGCGCCAAGTAA
- a CDS encoding primosomal protein N', which translates to MPSCILRLALPSPLRRLFDYLPPAGVSRAALQPGVRLRVPFGRREVVGILVELSDQSEVPVEKLKPALELLDAKPPLPAPLFKLCLWTAQYYQHSLGDTLSWALPVLLRQGEPAEARQERYWRLAEGASPEDPRLARAPKQREALKAIAQHAHGLPHALLSKLQLNKDSLDLLLEKGLVHIESRRSKPSRGHSGSWLLQAELTLNAQQRAAFEAVSAGLGGFQAFLLAGVTGSGKTEVYLQLIHRVLEAGKQALVLIPEINLGPQTLARFEQRFNARIALLHSNVNDRDRLDAWLAARDGEADIIIGTRSALFTPMKNPGLIIIDEEHDASYKQQEGLRYHARDLALVRARQENLPIVLGSATPSLESLHNAHSGRYALLKLTQRAGNAQSPRFLRLDVKSRPLDAGISGPLQQAIGQTLAAGQQVLIYLNRRGFAPTLLCHDCGWLSQCPRCDARMTLHQRHNELRCHHCGHVERPPRNCPDCGKVDLRPVGAGTERAEERLGILFPDYPVLRIDRDSTARKGAMEQMIGTINRGEPCLLVGTQMLAKGHHFPRVTLVAILDADGGLFSADFRASERMAQLIVQVAGRAGRAEEPGKVIIQTHLADHPLLVQLTEQGYFAFAEQALSERRAAGLPPFSHLALLRAEAQKPGQAEAFLDDACSLAEQLLEQLQLNGVELLGPVPAPMERRAGRYRAQLLLQGNARATLHRLMDIWTPTLEQLPGSRAVRWSLDVDPIDLF; encoded by the coding sequence TTGCCTTCCTGCATCCTCCGCCTGGCGCTGCCCTCGCCCTTGCGCCGCCTGTTCGATTATCTGCCGCCGGCTGGCGTGTCGCGCGCCGCGCTGCAACCAGGCGTGCGCCTGCGCGTGCCCTTCGGTCGACGCGAGGTTGTCGGCATTCTGGTCGAGCTGAGCGACCAGAGCGAAGTACCGGTGGAAAAGCTCAAGCCGGCGCTGGAATTGCTGGACGCGAAACCACCGCTGCCCGCGCCGCTGTTCAAGCTCTGCCTGTGGACCGCGCAGTACTACCAGCACAGCCTGGGCGACACCCTCAGCTGGGCACTGCCGGTACTGCTGCGCCAGGGCGAACCCGCCGAGGCGCGCCAGGAGCGCTACTGGCGCCTGGCCGAAGGCGCCAGCCCCGAAGACCCGCGACTGGCTCGCGCACCCAAGCAGCGCGAAGCGCTGAAAGCCATCGCCCAGCATGCTCACGGCCTGCCGCATGCGCTGCTCAGCAAACTGCAGCTGAACAAGGACAGCCTCGACCTGCTGCTGGAAAAGGGCCTGGTACATATCGAATCACGCCGCAGCAAGCCGTCTCGCGGGCACAGTGGCAGCTGGCTGCTGCAGGCCGAACTCACCTTGAACGCACAGCAGCGCGCGGCCTTCGAAGCGGTGAGCGCCGGCCTTGGAGGATTTCAGGCGTTCCTGCTGGCCGGGGTGACCGGCAGTGGCAAGACCGAGGTCTATCTGCAACTGATTCATCGCGTACTGGAAGCCGGCAAGCAGGCCCTGGTGCTAATCCCCGAGATCAACCTGGGACCACAGACGCTCGCTCGCTTCGAGCAGCGCTTCAATGCACGGATCGCCCTGCTGCATTCCAACGTCAATGATCGTGACCGGCTCGATGCCTGGCTCGCCGCCCGCGACGGTGAAGCGGACATCATCATCGGCACCCGCTCGGCGCTGTTCACGCCGATGAAGAATCCGGGACTGATCATCATCGATGAAGAGCACGACGCCTCATATAAACAGCAAGAGGGCCTGCGTTATCACGCGCGCGATCTAGCCCTGGTGCGTGCACGGCAGGAAAACCTACCGATTGTGCTCGGCTCCGCCACACCTTCGCTGGAGAGTCTGCACAACGCCCACAGCGGGCGCTATGCGCTGCTCAAACTGACCCAACGCGCCGGCAACGCCCAGTCACCGCGCTTCCTGCGCCTGGACGTCAAGAGCCGCCCACTGGATGCCGGTATTTCCGGCCCGCTGCAACAGGCCATCGGCCAGACCCTTGCGGCTGGCCAGCAGGTGCTGATCTACCTCAACCGACGCGGCTTCGCCCCCACCCTGCTCTGCCATGACTGCGGCTGGCTCAGTCAGTGTCCACGCTGCGACGCACGGATGACCCTGCATCAACGCCACAATGAACTGCGCTGCCACCATTGCGGGCATGTCGAGCGGCCACCGCGCAATTGCCCGGACTGCGGCAAGGTGGACCTGCGCCCAGTTGGTGCCGGAACGGAACGTGCCGAAGAGCGCCTGGGCATCCTCTTTCCGGATTATCCGGTGCTGCGCATCGACCGCGACAGCACCGCACGCAAGGGTGCGATGGAGCAGATGATCGGCACCATCAATCGCGGCGAGCCCTGCCTGCTGGTCGGCACGCAGATGCTCGCCAAGGGCCATCATTTTCCGCGCGTCACGCTGGTGGCAATTCTCGATGCAGACGGAGGACTGTTTTCTGCCGACTTTCGCGCCAGCGAGCGCATGGCCCAGCTCATCGTCCAGGTCGCCGGGCGCGCCGGGCGGGCGGAAGAACCTGGCAAGGTCATCATCCAGACGCATCTGGCCGACCATCCGCTGCTGGTGCAGCTGACCGAGCAGGGCTATTTCGCCTTCGCCGAGCAGGCGCTATCCGAACGCCGCGCCGCCGGCCTGCCACCGTTCAGCCACCTGGCGCTGCTGCGCGCCGAAGCGCAGAAGCCGGGCCAGGCCGAAGCCTTCCTCGATGACGCCTGCAGCCTCGCCGAACAGCTGCTCGAGCAACTGCAACTCAACGGCGTCGAACTGCTCGGACCGGTTCCCGCACCAATGGAGCGACGCGCCGGACGCTATCGAGCTCAGTTGCTGCTTCAGGGCAACGCCAGGGCGACGCTGCACCGCCTGATGGACATCTGGACCCCCACGCTCGAACAGCTGCCCGGTAGCCGAGCGGTACGCTGGAGTCTGGATGTCGACCCGATCGACCTCTTCTGA
- the ubiD gene encoding 4-hydroxy-3-polyprenylbenzoate decarboxylase — protein MQYRDLRDFISGLEKRGELKRITTAVSPVLEMTEICDRTLRKQGPALLFENPTGFDMPVLGNLFGTPQRVALGMGAEDVSELREIGKLLAFLKEPEPPKGLKDAWSKLPIYKKVISMAPKVLKDAPCHEVIIEGDDVDLGKIPVQHCWPGDAAPLITWGLTITKGPNKERQNLGIYRQQVIGRNKVIMRWLSHRGGALDFREWCEKYPERPYPVAVALGADPATILGAVTPVPDTLSEYAFAGLLRGSRTELVKAIGSDLQVPAYAEIVLEGHIYPGEMADEGPYGDHTGYYNEVDRFPVFTVERITQRKNPIYHSTYTGRPPDEPAILGVALNEVFVPILQKQFPEIVDFYLPPEGCSYRMAVVTMKKQYPGHAKRVMLGVWSFLRQFMYTKFVIVTDDDINARDWNDVIWAITTRMDPKRDTVMIDNTPIDYLDFASPISGLGSKMGLDATHKWPGETNREWGRAIVQDPAVKQRVDELWSQLGID, from the coding sequence ATGCAGTATCGCGATCTGCGCGACTTTATCAGCGGCCTGGAAAAACGTGGCGAGCTCAAGCGCATCACCACTGCCGTCTCTCCCGTTCTGGAAATGACCGAGATCTGCGACCGCACCCTGCGCAAGCAGGGCCCGGCGCTGCTGTTCGAGAATCCGACCGGTTTCGACATGCCGGTGCTCGGCAACCTGTTCGGCACGCCGCAACGGGTCGCCCTGGGCATGGGCGCCGAGGATGTCTCCGAGCTGCGCGAAATCGGCAAGCTGCTGGCGTTCCTCAAGGAGCCGGAGCCACCCAAGGGCCTGAAGGACGCCTGGAGCAAGCTGCCGATCTACAAGAAGGTCATCAGCATGGCGCCGAAGGTGCTCAAGGACGCACCTTGTCACGAGGTGATCATCGAGGGCGATGACGTCGACTTGGGGAAGATCCCGGTCCAGCACTGCTGGCCGGGCGACGCCGCACCGCTGATCACTTGGGGGCTGACCATTACCAAGGGGCCGAACAAGGAGCGACAGAACCTCGGTATCTACCGCCAGCAGGTGATCGGCCGTAACAAGGTGATCATGCGCTGGCTCAGCCATCGTGGCGGTGCGCTGGATTTCCGCGAATGGTGCGAGAAGTATCCTGAGCGGCCGTACCCGGTGGCAGTGGCGCTGGGCGCCGATCCGGCGACGATCCTCGGTGCGGTGACGCCTGTGCCCGATACGCTCTCCGAATACGCCTTCGCCGGTTTGCTGCGCGGCTCGCGCACCGAGCTGGTCAAGGCGATCGGTTCCGACCTGCAGGTGCCGGCCTATGCCGAGATCGTCTTGGAAGGGCATATCTACCCAGGCGAGATGGCCGACGAAGGCCCCTACGGCGATCACACCGGCTACTACAACGAAGTGGATCGTTTCCCGGTGTTCACCGTCGAGCGCATCACTCAGCGCAAGAATCCGATCTACCACAGCACCTACACTGGCCGACCGCCAGATGAGCCGGCGATTCTTGGTGTGGCGCTGAATGAAGTGTTCGTGCCGATTCTGCAGAAGCAGTTCCCGGAGATCGTCGACTTCTACCTGCCGCCGGAAGGCTGTTCCTACCGCATGGCAGTGGTGACCATGAAGAAGCAGTATCCCGGTCACGCCAAGCGGGTCATGCTGGGGGTGTGGAGCTTCCTGCGTCAGTTCATGTACACCAAGTTCGTCATCGTCACCGACGACGACATTAATGCTCGCGACTGGAACGATGTGATCTGGGCCATCACCACGCGCATGGACCCCAAGCGCGACACGGTGATGATCGACAACACGCCCATCGATTACCTGGATTTCGCCTCACCGATCTCCGGGCTGGGCTCGAAGATGGGCCTGGATGCCACCCACAAATGGCCGGGCGAGACTAACCGCGAATGGGGACGCGCCATAGTCCAGGATCCGGCGGTGAAGCAGCGGGTCGATGAACTCTGGTCGCAGCTGGGTATCGACTGA
- the rho gene encoding transcription termination factor Rho: MNLTELKQKPITELLEMAEQMGIDNMARSRKQDVIFSLLKKHAKSGEEISGDGVLEILQDGFGFLRSADSSYLAGPDDIYVSPSQIRRFNLRTGDTIIGKIRPPKEGERYFALLKVDSINYDRPENAKNKILFENLTPLFANERLKMEAGNGSTEDLTGRVIDLCAPIGKGQRGLIVAPPKAGKTIMLQNIASNITRNNPECHLIVLLIDERPEEVTEMQRTVRGEVVASTFDEPPTRHVQVAEMVIEKAKRLVEHKKDVVILLDSITRLARAYNTVIPSSGKVLTGGVDAHALEKPKRFFGAARNIEEGGSLTILATALVETGSKMDEVIYEEFKGTGNLELQLDRRIAEKRVFPAININRSGTRREELLTSEEELQRIWILRKLLHPMDESAAIEFLLDKLKDTKTNDEFFMSMKRK, from the coding sequence ATGAATCTGACTGAACTCAAGCAAAAGCCCATCACCGAACTGCTGGAAATGGCCGAACAGATGGGCATCGACAACATGGCCCGTTCGCGCAAGCAGGACGTGATTTTCTCCCTGCTGAAGAAGCACGCTAAAAGCGGCGAGGAAATTTCCGGTGATGGCGTGCTGGAGATTCTCCAGGACGGTTTCGGCTTCCTGCGCTCCGCGGATTCTTCCTATCTGGCCGGCCCGGACGACATCTACGTCTCGCCCAGCCAGATTCGTCGCTTCAATCTGCGTACCGGTGACACCATCATCGGTAAGATTCGCCCGCCCAAGGAAGGCGAGCGTTACTTCGCCCTGCTCAAGGTCGACTCGATCAACTACGATCGGCCGGAGAACGCGAAGAACAAGATCCTCTTCGAAAACCTGACCCCGCTGTTCGCCAACGAGCGTCTGAAGATGGAGGCCGGCAACGGCTCCACCGAAGACCTCACTGGCCGCGTGATCGACCTCTGTGCACCGATCGGCAAGGGCCAGCGTGGCCTCATCGTTGCTCCGCCGAAAGCGGGCAAGACGATCATGCTGCAGAACATTGCCAGCAACATCACCCGTAACAACCCCGAGTGCCACCTGATCGTGCTGCTGATCGACGAGCGCCCGGAAGAAGTGACCGAAATGCAGCGCACCGTGCGCGGCGAAGTGGTCGCCTCCACCTTCGACGAGCCGCCGACCCGCCACGTGCAGGTCGCCGAGATGGTGATCGAGAAGGCAAAGCGCCTGGTCGAGCACAAGAAGGACGTGGTCATCCTGCTGGATTCCATCACCCGCCTAGCGCGCGCTTACAACACCGTGATCCCGAGCTCCGGCAAGGTCCTGACCGGTGGTGTCGACGCCCATGCGCTGGAGAAGCCCAAGCGTTTCTTCGGTGCCGCGCGCAATATCGAGGAAGGCGGTTCGCTGACCATTCTCGCCACCGCGCTGGTCGAAACCGGCTCGAAGATGGACGAGGTGATCTACGAGGAATTCAAGGGCACCGGCAACCTGGAGCTTCAGCTCGATCGCCGCATCGCCGAGAAGCGCGTGTTCCCGGCCATCAACATCAATCGCTCGGGTACCCGCCGCGAAGAGTTGCTGACCAGCGAAGAAGAGCTGCAGCGCATCTGGATTCTGCGCAAGCTGCTGCACCCGATGGATGAAAGCGCCGCCATCGAATTCCTGCTCGACAAGCTCAAGGACACCAAGACCAACGACGAATTCTTCATGTCCATGAAGCGCAAGTAA
- a CDS encoding SPOR domain-containing protein, whose product MAARKKAAPKRGASRYQAPAKQAVPGWIWLVCGLVIGGFIVFLMSLEPGGEEVKRVKEAPKTAIKEQPKRTPSSGQPAKPKYDFYTLLPESEVILPPEAKQPEPPSTPVTPEEAAKIDEARAQAALNGQVPPPPPTVAKAPVTQFFLQAGSFRQQAEADRVRAQIILLGQDVRVESVKVRNEPWYRVLVGPFGSREQLNAAQKTLAASGYKNLLLQQRQTR is encoded by the coding sequence GTGGCTGCAAGGAAGAAAGCCGCGCCCAAGCGGGGCGCCAGCCGCTATCAAGCGCCAGCCAAGCAGGCCGTACCAGGCTGGATCTGGCTAGTCTGTGGCTTGGTGATCGGCGGCTTCATCGTGTTTCTGATGAGCCTCGAGCCGGGGGGCGAAGAGGTCAAACGCGTCAAGGAAGCCCCGAAGACCGCGATCAAGGAACAGCCCAAGCGCACCCCAAGCAGTGGGCAGCCAGCCAAGCCGAAATACGACTTCTATACGTTGCTGCCCGAGTCGGAGGTAATTCTGCCGCCCGAGGCCAAGCAGCCGGAACCACCAAGCACGCCGGTTACGCCGGAGGAAGCGGCGAAGATCGACGAAGCCCGCGCGCAGGCCGCCCTCAACGGCCAGGTGCCGCCACCACCGCCCACCGTGGCCAAGGCTCCGGTGACCCAGTTCTTCCTGCAGGCGGGTTCGTTCCGCCAGCAGGCGGAAGCCGATCGCGTGCGCGCGCAGATCATCCTGCTCGGCCAGGATGTGCGGGTGGAAAGCGTCAAGGTGCGTAACGAGCCCTGGTATCGCGTGCTGGTCGGGCCCTTCGGCAGCCGCGAGCAACTAAACGCCGCACAGAAGACACTCGCCGCCAGTGGCTACAAGAACCTGCTGCTGCAACAGCGGCAGACGCGCTGA